Below is a genomic region from Solidesulfovibrio fructosivorans JJ].
CGTCAGTGACGGCCAGCCTCCCCGCCCCGGCCCCGTCCATGCCGGAGACGGCCTCGGTGAGCGGCAGCTGCGGCGAGATGGCCACCACCGGGGCGCGCATGACCGCTTCCACGCGGCAATTGGCGATATCGCGTCCGCCGGCCAGAAGCGCCACGGCGTCGCGGGTCGTAAACGCGCCGCGCGGCCTGTCCGCCTCGGCCACCACCACCCCGCCCACGCCGGTGCGGATCATGCGGGCCAGAACCGACGGCAAGGTCTCGCCCACCGCCGCCGTCACCACCGCCCGGGCCATGGCGCTGGCCACGGTGCGTCCGGGAAACTCGCCGATCTGCCCGCACAAGCGGGTCACATGGAACGGAGCCAGAATCCCCACGGCCCGGCCCTTGGCGTCCACCACCGCCAGCCGCCGCGACGGCGCGGCGAGCAGGTGGCGCAGGGCGGCCGGCAGATAATCGGTGTCCAGAGAAACGGCCACAGGGTCCATGAGGTCGCGCACGGCCAGATGGGCGGCCGTGTCCGGGGTCTGGACGAGCACCCGGGCCAGCCCGCGCGTGGTGACCACGCCAAGCGGCCGGCCGCCGTCGAGGACGAGGGCTTCACCGGCTCCGGCGTCGAGCAACGTGCGGGCGGCCTGGCCGGCCGAGGTCCAGAGACCGAACGTCAGGGGCGTTGCGGGGGGTAAATCACGCAGCGGCGTTTCGCAGAGATTGGCCATGACAGGCTCCGGCCTTGTCGACGCGCACCGCTTAGGCCGCAAGGCGTATGTAAGGAATAATAATTCCTATATAACAAACATTTTATTATATATCATACCATAAATGTTTTGATTTCGGCCAGAAGCATTTTCAACCCTCGCCGGCCAGCCGGCGCAGCACCCGGGCCATCACGCCGTAATTGCGGTCCCGGTCGTGCTTCTCGCGCACGTATGCCTCGGCCGCCTCGCCCATGTCCCGGCGGAGCTGCCTGTCCGTGAGCAGCTCGCACAGGGCCCGGCGATAGGCCGCGTCGTCGCCGGGAGGGGTGAGCAATCCCGTGCGGCCGTTCGCCACCACTTCCGGCACGCCGCCGTCGGCCAGGGCCACCACCGGCAGCCCGGCGGCCTGGGCCTCCAGGTAGACCATGCCGAGGGATTCCCGAATGCCGGGAAAAGCGAAGATATCCCCCGCGCCGAAAAGCGCCCCCATGTCCTCCCGGTCGACGCGGCCCAAAAACAGATGGCGGTCGGGCAGCTCGCGCCGGGCCAGGGCCATCAGCTTGTCCCGCATGACTCCGTCGCCGGCGATCACCAGGAAAAAAGGCGTTCCCTCCCGGGCCAGCTCGCCCAGGCGCAGAAAAAGATAGACAAGACTCTTGGTCTTCACGTCGTCGCGAAACATGGCCGCAGTGACGATGATCGGCGCGTCGCCCACGTCCCACTCCCGGCGCAGTTCCCGCCGGGCCTCGGCGTCGAAAGCGAAGGCGTCGGGCCGGATGCCTGGGCGCACATAGGCGAGCCTGTTTTTGGGCAACAGCCGGGCCAGGTTGGCGTAATCGAGCCGACGGTTGGTGACCACCAGCCGGGCGGCCAGAAGCGCCCGGCGGTTGAGCTCGTAGCCAAGGCGGGTCTTGAGCCTGCGCTGGGTCTTGGTGGAATAGACGCCCTGGAAAACGACGTAGGGAATGCCGAGCTCCCGGGCGACGTAGGGGCCGAGGATATCCGGCGACTTGTAGTAGGTGTGGAAAGTGAGCCAGACCTTGACCCGGGCCAGACTGGCCGCTTCCAGGGCGGCGCGGCGCGCGGCCAGGGCCTTCAACCACAAAAGCGGCCGCGTGGAAAACCAGCGGGTGCGAAACCGGCTCGGGGTCACGATCGTGATTCCCCCCGCTTCCAGGGCGGCGGCCAGCTCGCGGCCGATGGTCCGATCGCCTGAGGGATCGGGATGATCCAGGGGCTTGAAGGGCGCGTACAGGGCGACGTTCACGCGGCCCCGCCCGGTCCGGCAACAGGCGACGGGACCTTGCCTCCGGCATGGCGGGCGAAGATGGCCGCCAGCCGTTCGATGTTGGCCGCGTTGTCGAAATCGCGGGCCACGGCGGCCCTGGCCGCGTCGGTCAGGCGCGCGCGAAGCTCCGCGTCGGCGAGCAAGCGCCGGATATTGGCCGCCAGCGCCGCCGGATCGTCGGGCGGACAGGCCAGGGCCGTCTCGCCGTCTTGCGCCAGCTCCGGCAGGGCCGAGACGTTGGTGGCCGCAACCGGCACTCCCATGGCCATGGCCTCGACGATGACGTTTGGCACGCCGTCGCGGTCGCCGTTTTTAAGCACGCGGCAGCCGAGGACAAACACGTCGGCTTTCCGGTAGAGCGCCAGCACCGCCTCGTGGGGCATCGCCCCGCAAAAATTCACCCGGTCCGCGATGCCAAGGGCCCGGGCCCGCGCTTGCAGGGCTTCCCGGTCCTCGCCCTCTCCCACGAGGTCGTAGGTGAAGTCCATCCCCTCTCCGGCCAGACGGCCCAGGGCGGCAAGGACCGTGTCCAGACCTTTTTTGGCCGTCAGTCTGGCCACGGTCAGGATGCGATACGGCGGGGCCGGATCGGGGCGTTTTTCCGGACCGTGGAAAAGCGACAGGTCGATGCCGTGGTAGACGTCGTAGACCGGCGTGCCGTTTGGCGAAAGCCGGCGCAGATAGGCGGCGTTGGCCTTGGTGCAGGTGACGACGAAGGCGGCCCGGCCGATTTTTTCGGCCAGCTTGCCCGGCTCCTGGGTCCAGACGTCCTTGGCGTGGCCGGTGAAGCTCACGGGCAGGCCGCTTATGAGCCCGGCATAAACCGCGACCGAAGTGGGCGAATGGGCGAAATGGGCGTGCAGGTGGGCGGGTTCGCCCGGGGTCAGCGCCCGGCGGCAGAGAAACCCGGCCTGGAGCAGGTGCTTGACCGTGGCCGAGCGGCGCGTCCGGGCCAGATGCCGGACCATGAGGCCAAAGGCGCGCAGGTAGCCGCGCGGCGCGGCCAGGGCGGCCCGGAAATTCTCGTAGAGAAGCTCCCCGAGCGCCGGCCGGATGTATTCCGGCAGATACACCACATCGGCCTTGATGCGGTAGATCGAGGCATGGCGCGCGGCCTCGCGCGGATCGCGCATGGACACGATGCGCACCTTGAAGCCCTTGGCCTCAAGCAGCAGTATCTCGTTGGAAATAAACGTCTCGGACAGACGCGGATAGCCCTTGAGCACCATGACAAGCCGCACCGCCTCGCTCCCCTCCGTCATCGCGCCACTCCCCCGCGGCCAGGCGTCCGCCGCCCGCCGCCAGATAAATTTGTCCGTCAATCATCCGAAATGGTTACCGCTTTCCCCGATAACCGAAAAAAAGACGCAATACCCGCCGCACGACGGGCGAAAAAAGTTTCGCCTCGAGCCCGCGCCCGGCCGCCCGTTTACTCGTCTCGGCCAGGGTCGGATAGGGGTGGACCGCGCCGGAAAGCGTGCCGAGCCCCACTTTTCCGGCCAGCGCCGCCACCCATTCGCCGGCAAGCTCTCCGGCGTCCGGACCGACGATGCCGACGCCAAGCGGCCGCCCCTTGTCCCCGAGCACGATCTTGACCAGCCCCTCGGTTTCGCCCTCGGCCCTGGCCCGGTCGTTGCCGGAAAAGGGCTCGGTAATCGTCGTGACCGCAAGGCCGGCCTTTCGGGCCCCGTCCTCGGTCGCGCCGACCACGGCCAGCTCCGGCTCGGCGTACACGCAGCGCGGCAACAGCCGGTACTCGGCCTTTTTGGGCAGCCGAAACACCGCGCCCGCGACCACCACCCCGCCCTCGTAGCCGGCGGCGTGCGTGAAAAGGTGCTCCCCCGTGACATCGCCGGCCCCGAAAATATGCGACCGGCTGGAGCGCAACCGGGCGTCGAGCACAAGGCCTTTTTTTGTATGGACAACCCCGGCCGCGTCAAGCCCAAGCCCTTCGAGGTTCGGGGCGCGGCCCATGGCCACGAGGATATCCGTGGCCGCGACGGCCTCGCGCCGCCCGTCCCGCTCGAGGGTGACGGTTTTCGGCGCGCCCGGGGTCACGGACACGACTTTGGCCCCAAGGCGCAAATCCAGGCCCTCGGCGGCGAGGCGCGCCTGGACCACCGTCGCCAGGTCCGCATCCTCCCGGGTGAGTATCCGGGCGCTGCGCTGCACCAGCGTAACCTTGCTCCCCAGGCGAAAAAAAGCCTGCCCCATCTCCACGGCGATCGGCCCGCCGCCGAGGATCACCAGCCGCTCCGGCAGGCGCTCCAGCGAAAAGATCTCCCGGTTGGTGAGAAACCCGGCTTCGGCCAGTCCCGGGATATCCGGCACGGCGGCCCGCGATCCGGTGGCGACGACGATCCGGGCGGCGCTTACGCGCCCGCCGTCGATCTCCAGGACATGATCGTCCAGAAACCGGGCCTCCCCGAAACGGACCTCGGCCCCGAGCCCGCGAAAACGCTCCGGCGAATCGTGTTGCTGGATCGCCGCGATCACGGCCTCGATGCGCCGGCGCACCAGGGCGAAATCCACCGGCGGCAAGGCGACCTCGGGCAGGCCGAATTCCCCGGCCCGGGCCATCATCCGCCGGGCCCTGGCCGTGGCGATGAGCGTCTTGCTCGGCACGCAGCCGAAATGCAGACAGTCGCCGCCAAGCCGGCCCTCACGCTCGACCAGCAGAACCTTGACCCCAAGCCTTGCCGCCCCGGCCGCGACCGTCAGTCCCGCCGCGCCGCCGCCAAGAACCGCCAGATCATAGTCGTATCGCGCTCCCATCTTCGCCTCCGCCCGGGCCGCCGCTTTTCACGCGCGCCCCTGTCTTCGCCGCCCGATCCATGCTAGCCTGATCCCACTTTAAGCCAAAGGCCGGGCCGCCCGCCCGGCAAAGGAAGCCATCATGACGCGAACATACGACCTGCTCGTGCTCGGCGCGGGACCGGCCTGCCACCCGGCGGCGCGTCGCTGCCGGGAAGCCGGCTGGTCCGTGGCCATCATCGAATCCGGACCGCTCGGCGGGGTCTGCCCGCATACCGGCTGCAACCCCAAAAAAGTGCTCATGGCCGCCGTCGAGGCCGTCTCCGCCGCCCGCCATCTGGCCGGCAAAGGCCTGTCCGGCGAGCCCGCCGTCGACTGGCAGGCGCTTATGGCCTTCAAACGCGGTTTCACAAGCCCCATCGACGCCAGCATCGAAAAATCCTATGCCCAGGCCGGCATCGACATCATCCGGGGGCGCGGCGTCTTCACCGGCAGCAACACCATAGCAGTGGACGCAACGGAATACACGGGCAAGAAAATTCTCATCGCCGTGGGCGCGCGGCCCCGGCGTTTCGACTTTCCCGGCAGCGACCGGCTCGACACCAGCGACACCTTCCTCGACCGCGACGCCCTGCCCAAATGCCTG
It encodes:
- a CDS encoding dihydrolipoyl dehydrogenase family protein, which encodes MGARYDYDLAVLGGGAAGLTVAAGAARLGVKVLLVEREGRLGGDCLHFGCVPSKTLIATARARRMMARAGEFGLPEVALPPVDFALVRRRIEAVIAAIQQHDSPERFRGLGAEVRFGEARFLDDHVLEIDGGRVSAARIVVATGSRAAVPDIPGLAEAGFLTNREIFSLERLPERLVILGGGPIAVEMGQAFFRLGSKVTLVQRSARILTREDADLATVVQARLAAEGLDLRLGAKVVSVTPGAPKTVTLERDGRREAVAATDILVAMGRAPNLEGLGLDAAGVVHTKKGLVLDARLRSSRSHIFGAGDVTGEHLFTHAAGYEGGVVVAGAVFRLPKKAEYRLLPRCVYAEPELAVVGATEDGARKAGLAVTTITEPFSGNDRARAEGETEGLVKIVLGDKGRPLGVGIVGPDAGELAGEWVAALAGKVGLGTLSGAVHPYPTLAETSKRAAGRGLEAKLFSPVVRRVLRLFFGYRGKR
- a CDS encoding glycosyltransferase family 4 protein gives rise to the protein MNVALYAPFKPLDHPDPSGDRTIGRELAAALEAGGITIVTPSRFRTRWFSTRPLLWLKALAARRAALEAASLARVKVWLTFHTYYKSPDILGPYVARELGIPYVVFQGVYSTKTQRRLKTRLGYELNRRALLAARLVVTNRRLDYANLARLLPKNRLAYVRPGIRPDAFAFDAEARRELRREWDVGDAPIIVTAAMFRDDVKTKSLVYLFLRLGELAREGTPFFLVIAGDGVMRDKLMALARRELPDRHLFLGRVDREDMGALFGAGDIFAFPGIRESLGMVYLEAQAAGLPVVALADGGVPEVVANGRTGLLTPPGDDAAYRRALCELLTDRQLRRDMGEAAEAYVREKHDRDRNYGVMARVLRRLAGEG
- a CDS encoding glycosyltransferase family 4 protein translates to MTEGSEAVRLVMVLKGYPRLSETFISNEILLLEAKGFKVRIVSMRDPREAARHASIYRIKADVVYLPEYIRPALGELLYENFRAALAAPRGYLRAFGLMVRHLARTRRSATVKHLLQAGFLCRRALTPGEPAHLHAHFAHSPTSVAVYAGLISGLPVSFTGHAKDVWTQEPGKLAEKIGRAAFVVTCTKANAAYLRRLSPNGTPVYDVYHGIDLSLFHGPEKRPDPAPPYRILTVARLTAKKGLDTVLAALGRLAGEGMDFTYDLVGEGEDREALQARARALGIADRVNFCGAMPHEAVLALYRKADVFVLGCRVLKNGDRDGVPNVIVEAMAMGVPVAATNVSALPELAQDGETALACPPDDPAALAANIRRLLADAELRARLTDAARAAVARDFDNAANIERLAAIFARHAGGKVPSPVAGPGGAA